A stretch of Candidatus Desulfarcum epimagneticum DNA encodes these proteins:
- the carB gene encoding carbamoyl-phosphate synthase large subunit (Evidence 2a : Function from experimental evidences in other organisms; PubMedId : 10029528, 10089390, 10587438, 6308632, 6330744, 6377309, 9174345, 9636022; Product type e : enzyme): protein MPRRTDIEKILIIGAGPIIISQACEFDYSGTQACKALKEEGYHVILLNSNPATIMTDPDVAHRTYVEPVTPGIVSMIVEKERPDAVLPTLGGQTGLNAAVETARMGTFEKFGVEMIGAGLDSIHKAEDRDLFRKAMENIGLRIPESRIATDMEGARRFAQELGFPVIIRPSFTLGGTGGGVAYNPEDLESMAAAGLEASLIGQVMLEESVLGWKEYELEVMRDKNDNVVIICSIENMDPMGIHTGDSVTVAPAQTLTDREYQRMRDASIAIMREIGVDTGGSNVQFAVNPENGEMVVVEMNPRVSRSSALASKATGFPIAKIAAKLAVGYSLDEIPNDITGRTLASFEPALDYCVVKIPRWTFEKFPETEDFLTTAMKSVGETMAIGRTFKEALQKGIRSLEIGRFGLGGDGAGDDEKVDPDDQALEKGLAVPNSMRLFRLRQALLSGMGIESIYALTGIDPWFIDQIRQITDMEAEIKAAGKALLEGPKPHPLLKRAKAFGFSDIQIAYLTGTDEGHAANFRKKAEIRPVYKLVDTCAAEFRASTPYYYSTYETEDEARVSDVKKVMILGGGPNRIGQGIEFDYCCVHASFALREEGVESIMVNSNPETVSTDYDTSDKLYFEPLTHEDVLHIVETEKPAGVIVQFGGQTPLNLSASLFEAGVPILGTQPESIAMAEDRELFKAMLKKIGLTQPANGVAMSVDEAARVADKIGYPVMVRPSYVLGGRAMKIVYNQSELENFARLGMEASPGHPVLIDKFLEEAVEVDVDAISDGVSTVIAGVMEHIEEAGVHSGDSACVLPPRTISPDMMKRIFSATKSMAAELKVKGLMNVQYAIKDNRLFALEVNPRASRTIPFVSKATGVPFAKIAAKVMLGKTLDELGLVREVIPSHVSVKEAALPFDRFPDVDTLLGPEMKSTGEVMGIDKGFGAAFAKAQLAAGHEIPLKGAVFISVTDRDKPQALEAARGFHDLGFSIVATAGTGDFFEKNGVPHSTVNKVSLGRPHVIDAIKNNEIQLIVNTGKGGATRRDGYLIRRAAMKYKIPYATTTAGALAICRAIQAMSEEKMDVKPLQDYHTGQV from the coding sequence ATGCCCAGACGGACCGACATTGAAAAAATACTCATCATAGGGGCCGGGCCCATCATCATCAGCCAGGCCTGCGAGTTCGACTACTCCGGAACCCAGGCGTGCAAGGCGCTCAAGGAGGAGGGCTACCACGTCATTCTTCTGAACAGCAACCCCGCCACCATCATGACGGACCCCGATGTGGCCCACCGGACGTACGTGGAGCCCGTGACCCCCGGGATTGTGTCCATGATCGTGGAAAAGGAGAGGCCCGACGCCGTCCTTCCCACCCTGGGAGGTCAGACGGGCCTCAACGCGGCGGTGGAGACGGCGCGCATGGGGACGTTTGAAAAATTCGGCGTGGAGATGATCGGGGCCGGTCTGGACTCCATCCACAAGGCCGAGGACCGGGACCTTTTCCGGAAGGCCATGGAAAACATCGGCCTGCGCATTCCCGAAAGCCGCATCGCCACCGACATGGAAGGCGCCCGCCGTTTCGCCCAGGAGCTGGGATTTCCGGTCATTATCCGCCCCAGCTTCACCCTGGGGGGAACCGGGGGAGGGGTGGCCTACAATCCCGAGGACCTGGAGAGCATGGCGGCGGCCGGCCTGGAGGCCAGCCTCATCGGCCAGGTGATGCTGGAAGAGTCGGTGTTGGGGTGGAAAGAGTACGAGCTGGAGGTCATGCGGGACAAAAACGACAACGTCGTGATCATCTGCTCCATCGAAAACATGGACCCCATGGGGATTCACACCGGCGACAGCGTCACCGTGGCCCCGGCCCAGACCCTGACCGACCGGGAATACCAGCGCATGAGAGACGCCTCCATCGCCATTATGCGGGAGATCGGCGTGGACACCGGGGGCTCCAACGTCCAGTTCGCCGTGAATCCCGAAAACGGGGAAATGGTGGTGGTGGAGATGAACCCCCGGGTTTCCCGAAGCTCGGCCCTGGCCTCCAAGGCCACCGGGTTTCCCATCGCCAAAATCGCGGCCAAGCTGGCCGTGGGGTACTCCCTGGATGAGATTCCCAACGACATCACCGGCCGCACCCTGGCCTCCTTTGAGCCCGCGCTGGACTACTGCGTGGTGAAAATTCCCCGGTGGACCTTTGAGAAGTTTCCCGAAACCGAGGATTTTCTCACCACCGCCATGAAGTCCGTGGGCGAGACCATGGCCATCGGCCGGACATTCAAAGAGGCCCTTCAGAAAGGAATCCGGTCCCTTGAGATCGGCCGCTTCGGCCTGGGGGGAGACGGCGCCGGGGACGACGAAAAAGTGGACCCGGACGATCAGGCCCTGGAAAAAGGGCTGGCCGTCCCCAACTCCATGCGTCTGTTTCGCCTCCGCCAGGCCCTTTTGAGCGGGATGGGCATCGAGTCCATTTACGCCCTCACCGGCATCGACCCCTGGTTTATTGATCAGATCAGACAGATCACGGACATGGAGGCGGAGATCAAAGCCGCCGGAAAGGCCCTTCTGGAGGGTCCAAAGCCCCATCCCCTTTTGAAAAGGGCCAAGGCGTTCGGATTTTCCGATATTCAGATCGCTTATCTGACCGGGACCGATGAGGGCCATGCGGCGAATTTCAGGAAAAAGGCGGAAATCCGGCCGGTTTACAAACTGGTGGACACCTGCGCCGCCGAGTTCCGGGCCTCCACCCCGTACTATTACTCCACTTACGAGACCGAGGACGAGGCCCGGGTGTCGGACGTGAAAAAAGTCATGATCCTGGGAGGCGGCCCCAACCGGATCGGCCAGGGCATTGAATTCGACTACTGCTGCGTGCACGCCTCCTTCGCCCTTCGGGAAGAGGGGGTGGAAAGCATCATGGTCAACAGCAACCCCGAGACCGTGAGCACCGACTACGACACGTCGGACAAGCTTTACTTTGAGCCTTTGACCCATGAGGATGTCCTTCACATCGTGGAGACGGAAAAACCGGCCGGCGTCATCGTCCAGTTCGGGGGCCAGACCCCGCTGAACCTTTCGGCCTCGCTTTTCGAGGCCGGGGTTCCCATCCTGGGCACCCAGCCTGAGAGCATCGCCATGGCCGAGGACCGCGAGCTTTTTAAAGCCATGCTCAAAAAGATCGGCCTGACCCAGCCGGCCAACGGCGTGGCCATGTCCGTGGACGAGGCGGCCCGGGTGGCGGATAAAATCGGCTACCCGGTGATGGTGCGCCCTTCTTATGTGCTGGGGGGCCGCGCCATGAAAATCGTTTACAACCAAAGCGAGCTGGAAAATTTCGCCCGGCTGGGCATGGAGGCCTCCCCGGGTCATCCCGTTCTCATCGACAAGTTTTTGGAGGAGGCCGTGGAGGTGGATGTGGACGCGATTTCCGACGGCGTCTCCACCGTCATCGCGGGCGTGATGGAGCACATTGAGGAGGCCGGGGTTCATTCCGGGGATTCGGCCTGCGTTCTGCCGCCCCGAACCATTTCCCCGGACATGATGAAACGAATCTTTTCGGCCACCAAATCCATGGCCGCCGAGCTGAAGGTCAAAGGGCTGATGAATGTCCAGTACGCCATCAAGGACAACCGGCTGTTTGCGCTGGAGGTCAATCCCCGGGCTTCGAGAACCATTCCCTTTGTGAGCAAGGCCACCGGCGTTCCCTTCGCCAAGATCGCGGCCAAGGTCATGCTGGGCAAAACCCTGGATGAGCTGGGGCTTGTCCGGGAGGTCATCCCGTCCCATGTGTCGGTGAAAGAGGCGGCGCTTCCCTTTGACCGTTTTCCCGATGTGGACACCCTTTTGGGGCCGGAAATGAAATCCACCGGCGAGGTGATGGGCATCGACAAGGGGTTCGGCGCGGCCTTCGCCAAGGCCCAGCTCGCCGCCGGCCACGAGATTCCGCTCAAAGGGGCCGTGTTTATCAGCGTGACGGACCGGGACAAGCCGCAGGCGCTTGAAGCGGCCAGGGGATTTCATGATCTGGGCTTTTCCATTGTGGCCACGGCCGGCACCGGGGATTTTTTTGAAAAAAACGGCGTGCCCCATTCCACTGTCAATAAGGTGTCCCTGGGGCGGCCCCATGTCATCGACGCCATCAAGAATAACGAGATCCAGCTCATTGTCAACACCGGAAAGGGAGGGGCCACCCGGCGGGACGGCTACCTCATCCGACGCGCCGCCATGAAGTACAAAATTCCCTACGCCACCACCACCGCCGGGGCGCTGGCCATCTGCCGGGCCATCCAGGCCATGTCGGAAGAAAAGATGGATGTCAAACCGTTGCAGGACTATCACACAGGACAGGTTTAA
- the purF gene encoding Amidophosphoribosyltransferase, giving the protein MENDQRPREACGLFGIVGHPEAARMTYFGLYALQHRGQESAGIALARDRKIIHHKGMGLVPDVFKMRDFETLGGEVAIGHVRYSTTGDSVATNAQPFVIHYKQRSYAVAHNGNLVNAPDLKRELEESGSIFQTTMDSEIFLHLFVKNLNLGFEQSIIQTVSKLKGAFSFILLTCKGEIIGIKDPHGFRPLCIGKLNGRYLLASESCALDLVQAEFVREVDPGEIVIINRDGMRSIQTQKAPPAPPSFCIFELIYFARPDSAMCGRSVYQIRKSHGRRLAREAPVKADLVMPFPDSGTYAALGFSEESKIPFEMGMIRNHYVGRTFIQPTQSMRDFGVRVKLNPVKELLKGKDIIIIEDSIIRGTTAKTRAQALREIGVNRIHMRVSAPPHRHPCHYGIDFSTRGELAAARMSVPELKDYLGLDSLAYLSVDGLVKSTPVQNADKQFCKACFDGRYPVEFDENLTRDCLEIR; this is encoded by the coding sequence ATGGAAAACGATCAAAGACCCCGGGAGGCATGCGGTTTGTTCGGAATCGTCGGCCACCCGGAAGCGGCCAGGATGACCTATTTCGGATTGTACGCGCTTCAGCACAGGGGACAGGAAAGCGCGGGAATCGCCCTGGCCCGGGATAGAAAAATCATTCATCACAAAGGCATGGGGCTGGTCCCCGATGTGTTTAAAATGCGGGATTTTGAAACCCTGGGCGGGGAGGTGGCCATCGGCCATGTCCGGTACTCCACCACCGGGGACTCCGTGGCGACCAACGCCCAGCCCTTTGTGATCCATTACAAACAGCGCTCCTACGCCGTGGCCCACAACGGAAACCTGGTCAACGCGCCGGATTTGAAGCGGGAGCTGGAGGAAAGCGGCTCTATTTTCCAGACCACCATGGACAGCGAGATATTCCTGCATCTGTTTGTGAAGAACTTGAATCTCGGTTTTGAACAGTCCATCATCCAGACCGTGTCCAAGCTCAAAGGGGCCTTTTCCTTTATCCTGCTCACATGCAAAGGCGAGATCATCGGCATCAAGGACCCCCACGGTTTTCGGCCCCTTTGCATCGGAAAGCTCAACGGCCGCTATCTCCTGGCGTCCGAGTCCTGCGCCCTGGATCTGGTCCAGGCCGAGTTTGTGCGCGAGGTGGACCCCGGCGAGATCGTGATCATCAACCGGGACGGGATGAGAAGCATTCAGACCCAAAAGGCCCCGCCGGCGCCTCCGTCCTTCTGCATTTTCGAGCTGATCTACTTCGCCCGGCCCGACAGCGCCATGTGCGGGCGAAGCGTTTACCAGATTCGAAAATCCCACGGCCGCCGCCTGGCCCGGGAGGCCCCGGTCAAGGCCGATCTGGTGATGCCGTTTCCCGACTCCGGCACCTACGCGGCCCTGGGCTTTTCAGAAGAGTCCAAAATCCCCTTTGAAATGGGCATGATCCGGAACCACTACGTGGGCCGGACCTTTATCCAGCCCACCCAGAGCATGAGGGATTTCGGGGTCCGGGTGAAGCTCAATCCCGTCAAGGAGCTGTTAAAGGGCAAGGACATCATCATCATTGAGGACTCCATTATCCGGGGCACCACGGCCAAGACCCGGGCCCAGGCGCTTCGGGAAATCGGCGTCAACCGCATCCACATGCGCGTCAGCGCCCCGCCCCACCGCCATCCCTGCCATTACGGGATCGACTTCTCCACCCGGGGGGAGCTGGCGGCGGCGAGAATGAGCGTTCCCGAACTCAAGGATTACCTGGGCCTGGATTCCCTGGCCTACCTGAGCGTGGACGGCCTGGTGAAGTCCACGCCGGTTCAAAACGCGGACAAACAATTCTGCAAAGCCTGCTTTGACGGGCGCTACCCGGTGGAGTTCGATGAGAATCTCACCCGGGACTGTCTGGAGATTCGATAA
- a CDS encoding conserved hypothetical protein (Evidence 4 : Unknown function but conserved in other organisms): MKLGLIGLPGSGKSTLFEALTGRAPEARLRGEDSLAAVKAPDSRVDALSRIYEPEKTIYARVNYMLPGKSQGAADASKTADLMAGIRDCDALIHVIRNHGGFGFEPPGPAADFAECDQELALADLIVAEKRMERLALDRKRGKPVNEIERSLLEKSLVLLEKGLPLRRDPGIALAKELRGFAFLSAKPMLALFNNEDGDPDSPDMGGDFQEESVAISGKLEQELAQMSDEDARDFLKEFDISETARDRVIELSYRLLGLISFFTVGKDEVRAWTVKDGDSALEAAGAIHTDIQKGFIRAEVLSCDDLMEAGSYAEAQKKGKTRLEGKTYIVKDGDIVHFRFNV, translated from the coding sequence ATGAAACTGGGTCTGATCGGCCTTCCCGGCTCCGGAAAATCCACCCTGTTTGAGGCCCTGACCGGCCGGGCGCCCGAGGCCCGCCTGAGGGGCGAGGACTCCCTGGCCGCGGTCAAGGCGCCGGACAGCCGGGTGGACGCCCTGAGCCGGATATACGAGCCGGAAAAAACCATTTACGCCCGGGTCAACTACATGCTTCCGGGCAAATCCCAGGGCGCCGCGGACGCCTCGAAAACCGCCGATCTCATGGCCGGGATTCGGGACTGCGACGCGCTCATCCACGTGATTCGAAACCACGGGGGATTCGGCTTTGAACCCCCGGGCCCGGCCGCCGATTTCGCCGAGTGCGACCAGGAGCTGGCCCTGGCCGACCTCATCGTGGCGGAAAAGCGCATGGAGCGCCTTGCCCTGGACCGCAAACGGGGAAAACCCGTCAACGAGATTGAGCGGTCCCTTCTGGAAAAATCCCTTGTCCTTCTGGAAAAGGGCCTGCCCCTTCGCCGGGACCCTGGGATCGCCTTGGCCAAAGAGCTTCGGGGATTCGCGTTTTTGTCGGCCAAACCCATGCTGGCCCTGTTCAACAACGAGGACGGCGACCCTGACTCCCCGGACATGGGGGGCGATTTCCAGGAGGAGAGCGTGGCCATCAGCGGCAAGCTGGAGCAGGAGCTGGCCCAGATGTCCGACGAAGACGCCCGGGATTTTCTTAAGGAGTTCGACATATCCGAAACGGCCCGGGACCGGGTGATCGAACTCTCCTATCGCCTTTTGGGGCTCATTTCTTTTTTTACAGTGGGAAAAGACGAGGTCCGGGCCTGGACCGTCAAAGACGGGGACAGCGCCCTTGAGGCCGCCGGCGCCATTCACACCGACATCCAAAAAGGCTTTATCCGCGCCGAGGTCCTGTCCTGTGACGACCTCATGGAGGCCGGGTCATACGCCGAGGCGCAGAAAAAAGGCAAAACCCGGCTGGAGGGAAAGACTTACATAGTCAAGGACGGGGATATTGTTCATTTCCGATTCAACGTCTGA
- a CDS encoding Radical SAM protein produces the protein MGLYNGPNKKNEKNPRKKMKKTVAFEKNAANLFFHILTDCNLSCRRCYINRDQHGKDTLPIGVIESWLETFAARAQNANVIFLGGEPTLHPDLHLAVKKARGLGFDSVTIDTNGYLFHDILSKIQPGEADFISFSLDGASEKTNDRLRGKGSFEKCVAGIKKAVSKGFSTSLIYTVGAENIHELERMPKLAANLGIEKFFIQFLGVRGRASSGKGADRQVSWRQWQDAAPKAAAESARLGIPACYPKVFLDPGEVFECAGRVAENYFVFPNKRVYRCPLCEDFPIHAMEFDGNDLKARPPVHEGDLFLLDIPEGCVMNKIISPENLEYDRDGAPLRRVACCMLKEEVF, from the coding sequence TTGGGGCTATATAATGGCCCAAACAAAAAAAATGAAAAAAATCCCCGAAAAAAAATGAAAAAAACCGTCGCATTTGAAAAAAACGCCGCCAACCTTTTCTTTCACATCCTCACCGACTGCAACCTGTCGTGCCGGCGCTGCTACATCAACCGGGATCAGCACGGGAAAGACACGCTTCCCATCGGCGTCATCGAGTCCTGGCTGGAGACCTTCGCGGCCCGGGCCCAAAACGCCAACGTGATATTTCTGGGCGGGGAGCCCACCCTGCATCCGGACCTGCATCTGGCGGTGAAAAAGGCCAGGGGCCTGGGCTTTGATTCGGTGACCATCGACACCAACGGGTACCTGTTTCACGACATCCTGTCTAAAATCCAGCCCGGGGAGGCGGATTTCATCAGTTTCAGCCTGGACGGCGCGTCGGAAAAAACCAATGACCGGTTAAGGGGAAAAGGGTCTTTTGAAAAATGCGTGGCCGGGATTAAAAAGGCGGTTTCAAAGGGATTTTCCACCAGTCTGATCTACACGGTGGGCGCGGAAAACATCCACGAGCTTGAAAGAATGCCGAAGCTGGCGGCGAACCTGGGGATCGAGAAATTCTTCATCCAGTTTTTGGGGGTCCGGGGCAGGGCATCGTCCGGAAAAGGCGCCGACCGGCAGGTCTCATGGAGACAGTGGCAGGACGCGGCGCCAAAGGCGGCGGCGGAGTCGGCCCGGCTGGGAATCCCGGCCTGCTATCCAAAGGTGTTTCTGGATCCCGGCGAGGTCTTTGAATGCGCGGGGCGGGTGGCCGAGAATTATTTTGTGTTTCCCAATAAAAGGGTGTACCGGTGCCCGCTGTGCGAGGATTTTCCCATTCACGCCATGGAGTTTGACGGAAACGATCTGAAAGCGCGCCCCCCCGTCCATGAAGGGGACCTCTTTTTGCTGGACATCCCGGAAGGGTGCGTGATGAACAAAATCATCAGCCCCGAAAACCTGGAATACGACCGGGACGGCGCGCCCCTGCGACGGGTGGCCTGCTGTATGTTGAAAGAGGAAGTATTTTAG
- a CDS encoding conserved hypothetical protein (Evidence 4 : Unknown function but conserved in other organisms), with amino-acid sequence MALAYHPEKHHRRSLRLKAYDYSKSGAYFVTICARNRECLFGDITDGRMAHSDSGRIASESWLWMGDQYGHVILDAWTIMPNHMHGIVFISGGRGGSRTAPVSSTAAPRCILPVNRRKPLGRLIGSFKTVSTKRINQMRDTPGEKIWQRNYYEHIIRNDKELTRVREYIDQNVLKWEWDRENPHSRAFS; translated from the coding sequence ATGGCGTTGGCATATCACCCGGAAAAACATCATCGCAGGTCTTTGCGTCTGAAGGCTTATGATTATTCAAAATCCGGCGCCTATTTTGTGACAATATGCGCCCGCAATCGGGAATGTCTTTTCGGCGATATCACGGACGGGCGAATGGCACACAGCGATTCGGGCAGAATCGCATCGGAATCATGGCTGTGGATGGGCGATCAATACGGGCATGTGATTTTGGACGCATGGACCATTATGCCCAATCATATGCACGGCATTGTGTTCATTTCGGGGGGTAGGGGCGGTTCGCGAACCGCCCCTGTTTCGTCAACCGCCGCGCCTCGTTGCATCTTGCCGGTGAATCGCCGCAAACCGTTGGGGAGATTGATCGGATCATTTAAAACCGTTTCAACCAAACGAATCAACCAGATGCGGGACACGCCCGGGGAAAAAATATGGCAGCGCAATTATTACGAACACATTATCCGGAATGACAAAGAATTGACCCGCGTTCGGGAATATATTGATCAGAATGTGTTAAAATGGGAATGGGACCGTGAAAATCCCCATTCCCGGGCGTTTTCTTGA
- the parE gene encoding Predicted plasmid stabilisation protein ParE, whose translation MIAEPIIAPEALRDLDEAYSWYEDRRHGLGEDFLTCVDTVVQTICRNPGLYAKIYKDYRRALTRRFPYAVFYEHMDGKIIIYSVFHTSQSPDKWKNRLA comes from the coding sequence ATGATCGCTGAGCCGATCATCGCTCCAGAGGCGTTGCGGGACCTTGATGAGGCATACAGTTGGTATGAAGATCGCAGGCATGGTTTGGGTGAAGATTTTCTAACCTGTGTGGATACCGTTGTTCAGACCATTTGCCGCAATCCCGGGCTTTACGCCAAGATATACAAAGACTACCGTCGGGCATTGACAAGGCGGTTTCCATATGCGGTCTTTTACGAGCATATGGATGGGAAAATAATCATATACAGTGTCTTTCATACTTCCCAAAGCCCTGACAAATGGAAAAATCGTTTGGCTTGA
- a CDS encoding conserved hypothetical protein (Evidence 4 : Unknown function but conserved in other organisms) yields MNTNDISIFDLTPPEKLQLVEDLWDDLAGTPSDVPVHDWQKKELTRRKMNLMSRPASGLSWNEVKRKIRSRYDR; encoded by the coding sequence ATGAACACAAATGACATATCCATATTCGACCTGACCCCGCCGGAGAAGCTGCAGCTGGTTGAAGACCTGTGGGACGATCTGGCCGGGACGCCATCGGATGTTCCCGTGCATGATTGGCAAAAGAAAGAGTTGACGCGCAGGAAAATGAACCTGATGAGCAGGCCCGCTTCGGGGCTTTCATGGAATGAAGTGAAACGCAAAATCAGAAGCCGCTATGATCGCTGA
- a CDS encoding putative superoxide dismutase (Evidence 3 : Putative function from multiple computational evidences; Product type e : enzyme), whose translation MTHVKPIILSMALAVLGWMMFAPQTVYSHCQIPCGIYDDHHRVQGMLEDAVTVEKSVRLISRLAAQSDAQSQNQRVRWVMNKEAHAQNIIATVSDYFLTQRVKAAQKDYVRRLKDHHAVIVAAMKAKQSADLKHARDLKKTIEALLGYYPKETH comes from the coding sequence ATGACCCATGTGAAACCCATCATTTTGTCAATGGCCCTGGCCGTTTTGGGCTGGATGATGTTTGCGCCTCAAACCGTTTATTCCCACTGCCAGATCCCGTGCGGCATCTATGACGATCACCATCGGGTCCAGGGCATGCTGGAGGACGCCGTCACGGTGGAGAAATCCGTGAGATTGATTTCGCGGCTGGCCGCCCAATCCGACGCCCAGTCTCAGAACCAGCGGGTCCGCTGGGTGATGAACAAGGAGGCGCACGCCCAGAACATCATCGCGACCGTCAGCGATTATTTTTTGACCCAGCGGGTGAAGGCCGCCCAGAAGGATTATGTCCGGCGGCTCAAAGACCACCACGCCGTGATCGTGGCGGCCATGAAGGCCAAACAAAGCGCGGATTTGAAGCACGCCCGGGATTTGAAAAAAACCATTGAGGCTCTTTTGGGCTATTATCCCAAAGAGACCCATTAG
- a CDS encoding conserved hypothetical protein (Evidence 4 : Unknown function but conserved in other organisms): MKMALIALFALAVVLGAGLFILGAISRSGKAPGLLEGRLAPCPKAPNCVCSEEKGDAGHYIEPVAIPPHVEGMGMIRETILEMGGRIRDEEGGHLAATFSSRFFGFVDDFEIRADFLEKKVHIRSASRVGHSDFGANRRRAERFSVLCMEKMSRKDAEKDGEAPKP; encoded by the coding sequence ATGAAAATGGCGTTGATCGCGCTTTTTGCGCTTGCGGTTGTTCTGGGCGCGGGTCTTTTTATCCTGGGGGCGATTTCCCGGTCGGGAAAAGCCCCGGGGCTTTTGGAGGGAAGGCTGGCCCCGTGCCCCAAGGCGCCCAACTGTGTTTGCAGCGAGGAAAAGGGGGACGCGGGCCATTACATCGAGCCTGTGGCGATTCCCCCCCATGTTGAGGGGATGGGGATGATCCGGGAGACTATTTTGGAGATGGGGGGCCGAATCCGGGACGAGGAAGGCGGCCACCTGGCCGCGACCTTTTCATCGCGGTTTTTCGGTTTTGTGGACGATTTTGAAATCCGGGCCGATTTTTTGGAAAAAAAGGTTCACATCCGCTCGGCCTCCCGGGTCGGTCACAGCGATTTCGGGGCCAACCGAAGGCGGGCTGAGCGATTCAGCGTCCTGTGTATGGAAAAAATGTCCCGGAAAGACGCTGAAAAGGACGGGGAGGCGCCAAAACCATGA
- a CDS encoding membrane hypothetical protein (Evidence 5 : Unknown function), translating to MTRVIYAAYLFLTLWASLVPASGEATMGDFDKLAHFATYAGMGILSCLAFHSRPARIFSLVFGAALGAALELAQGWVPGRSPSMMDAAANALGIIAGAGFYAKYGRFLKGVWPVS from the coding sequence ATGACCCGAGTCATTTATGCGGCATACCTTTTTTTGACCCTCTGGGCCTCCCTGGTCCCGGCTTCGGGAGAGGCGACCATGGGGGATTTTGACAAGCTCGCCCATTTTGCGACCTACGCCGGCATGGGGATTCTTTCGTGTCTGGCCTTTCATTCAAGGCCGGCCCGGATTTTTTCCCTGGTATTCGGCGCGGCGCTGGGCGCGGCCCTGGAGCTGGCCCAGGGCTGGGTTCCCGGACGCTCGCCGTCCATGATGGACGCCGCGGCCAACGCGCTGGGGATCATCGCCGGGGCCGGGTTTTACGCAAAATACGGCCGGTTTTTAAAAGGCGTGTGGCCGGTTTCGTAA